From the Kogia breviceps isolate mKogBre1 chromosome 15, mKogBre1 haplotype 1, whole genome shotgun sequence genome, one window contains:
- the MRO gene encoding protein maestro, which produces MDQRQRRILDQSLSIPTAQPKKERTSVIAFFSKVSWKLRLQKREPLKNVFFSLAERAWDPSVQNHHMAMRGLGTMACETPDKVRKYKMIVLDLLVHGLYDPVSSEVIHESLKTLSVILGKTRGKGLGFFFIDVTLRTRTLLDDENDSLRYSAFVLFGQLAAFAGRKWKRFFTSQVKQTQDSLLTHLQDRNPQVAKACKTTFQACSPYLRQRKDYSFQSEEDQRNPKLCRQLSHYHPELLQFFYANKIL; this is translated from the exons ATGGACCAAAGACAGAGAAGAATCCTGGACCAGTCCCTTTCCATCCCCACTGCCCAGCCCAAGAAGGAAAGGACATCGGTGATAGCTTTCTTTTCCAAG GTCTCTTGGAAACTGAGACTCCAGAAGCGGGAGCCTCTGAAGAATGTGTTTTTCAGCTTGGCAGAGAGAGCCTGGGACCCCAGTGTTCAAAATCATCATATGGCAATGAGAGGCCTGGGAACTATGGCCTGTGAGACCCCGGACAAG GTGAGAAAGTATAAAATGATTGTCCTGGACCTGCTGGTGCATGGACTGTATGACCCCGTGAGTTCTGAAGTCATCCACGAGAGCCTGAAGACCCTGAGTGTCATCCTGGGCAAGACCCGGGGGAAAGGCTTGGGCTTCTTCTTCATAGACGTCACCCTTCGGACCAGGACTTTGTTAGATGAT GAGAATGACAGCCTGAGATACTCGGCCTTTGTCTTGTTTGGGCAACTGGCTGCCTTTGCTGGGCGGAAATGGAAGAGATTTTTCACCAGTCAAGTGAAGCAGACTCAGGATTCTCTCCTGACCCATTTACAGGATAGGAACCCCCAGGTTGCCAAG GCTTGCAAAACAACTTTTCAAGCCTGTTCTCCGTATCTGAGACAAAGGAAGGACTACAGCTTCCAGAGTGAAGAGGATCAAAGGAACCCTAAACTATGCCGGCAGCTG AGCCACTATCATCCAGAGCTCCTGCAGTTCTTCTATGCAAATAAAATCTTGTAA